A genomic segment from Streptosporangium roseum DSM 43021 encodes:
- a CDS encoding LysR family transcriptional regulator, producing MEIRHLHYFIAVAEEGSFNRAAQRLLISQPSLSRQIISLERRLGHRLFERTSRGINLTPGGDALLQHARQILGMTAATQEVVSEAARVRQAVSIGVPPGTPGPWLLSVVEAVDRSIPHAALSYLEATSSEQLRLLHEGRLDVCLIHQSPPSHHVSWLLREEPLGIAVRRDHPLADSPAYRIGDLHSLRVLVHARERTPAQQEGLMAAISAADVRPHWQFAQFTEHALACARATRSDAVMVGSHTAALQLPGWRWGPLEGLPQAVMTTWLVRQRQTRAVVQEVADVVRTVGE from the coding sequence TTGGAAATCCGGCATCTCCACTACTTCATCGCGGTGGCAGAGGAGGGCTCGTTCAACAGGGCGGCTCAGCGCCTGCTGATCTCCCAGCCCTCGCTCAGCCGGCAGATCATCAGCCTGGAACGCCGGCTCGGCCACCGGCTGTTCGAACGGACCTCGCGGGGAATCAATCTGACGCCCGGCGGCGACGCGCTGCTGCAGCACGCGCGGCAGATTCTCGGCATGACCGCGGCCACGCAGGAGGTCGTGTCGGAAGCGGCGCGGGTGCGTCAGGCCGTGTCGATCGGGGTGCCCCCGGGAACGCCCGGCCCCTGGCTGCTGTCCGTCGTCGAGGCGGTGGACCGCTCGATCCCCCACGCCGCGCTCAGCTATCTGGAGGCGACCAGCTCCGAGCAGCTCCGCCTGCTCCACGAGGGCAGGCTCGACGTGTGCCTGATCCACCAGTCCCCGCCCAGCCACCATGTCTCGTGGCTGCTCCGCGAGGAGCCGCTCGGGATCGCCGTACGGCGAGACCACCCGCTGGCCGACAGCCCCGCCTACCGGATCGGCGACCTGCACTCCTTACGGGTGCTGGTGCACGCCCGCGAGCGGACGCCCGCCCAGCAGGAGGGGCTCATGGCGGCGATAAGCGCCGCCGACGTCCGGCCGCACTGGCAGTTCGCCCAGTTCACCGAGCACGCGCTGGCGTGCGCGAGGGCCACCCGGTCCGACGCGGTGATGGTCGGCTCGCACACCGCCGCGCTGCAGCTGCCGGGCTGGCGATGGGGGCCACTGGAAGGGCTTCCCCAGGCCGTGATGACCACGTGGCTGGTACGCCAGCGCCAGACCCGGGCCGTCGTGCAGGAGGTGGCCGACGTGGTGAGAACGGTCGGCGAGTAG
- a CDS encoding sugar phosphate isomerase/epimerase family protein, translated as MKLGVYSACLPELTPHQAIQAAAETGYAGIEWRISHEVGSAGPADFLTNNRCTVRPTRAEIRDIRRRCDRAGVEIIGLNAYLETGDLAGVEQMMELAADAGTARMRLLAPAAGRGDFHASLARAVEFFGDVAVLAGRYGVRALLEMHQRTICPSAALAMRVVGHLSPELVGVIYDPGNAVVEGFEEPEMALQILGEHLAHVHIKNVAFERPGDGGPWRHRWTPMDDGMLDVPRILGLLDGAGYRDWVSVEDFSADRSSAEALAFNAAYLRSHASFPAGPPLPAALPAVLAAGGEQR; from the coding sequence ATGAAGCTCGGCGTGTACTCGGCATGCCTCCCCGAGCTGACCCCGCACCAGGCGATCCAGGCGGCAGCGGAGACAGGCTATGCAGGAATCGAATGGCGGATCTCGCACGAGGTCGGCTCAGCGGGCCCGGCGGACTTCCTCACCAACAACCGCTGTACCGTCCGGCCGACCCGGGCTGAGATCCGTGACATCCGCCGGCGCTGCGACCGGGCCGGGGTGGAGATCATCGGGCTGAACGCCTACCTCGAAACCGGCGACCTCGCTGGGGTGGAGCAGATGATGGAGCTGGCGGCCGACGCCGGGACGGCACGGATGAGGTTGCTCGCCCCCGCCGCGGGCCGCGGGGATTTCCACGCCTCGCTCGCCCGCGCGGTCGAGTTCTTCGGCGACGTCGCGGTGCTGGCCGGCCGGTACGGCGTGCGGGCTCTGCTGGAGATGCACCAGCGCACCATCTGCCCGAGCGCCGCGCTGGCCATGAGGGTCGTCGGCCACCTCTCCCCCGAGCTGGTCGGTGTCATCTACGACCCGGGCAACGCCGTGGTCGAAGGGTTCGAGGAACCGGAGATGGCCCTGCAGATCCTCGGTGAGCACCTGGCCCACGTCCACATCAAGAACGTCGCGTTCGAACGCCCCGGGGACGGCGGCCCGTGGCGGCATCGCTGGACGCCGATGGACGACGGGATGCTCGACGTCCCCCGGATCCTGGGACTGCTCGACGGGGCGGGCTACCGGGATTGGGTGTCGGTGGAGGATTTCAGCGCGGACCGGTCCTCGGCCGAGGCGCTGGCCTTCAACGCCGCCTACCTGCGGAGCCATGCCTCCTTCCCGGCCGGACCGCCTCTTCCGGCCGCTCTTCCGGCCGTCCTCGCGGCGGGCGGTGAGCAGCGGTGA
- a CDS encoding SDR family NAD(P)-dependent oxidoreductase, with the protein MSAAGTRVAVVTGGAGTLGAAIGARLASDGFEVTLFDIDGEAVAAAARRLSELTGREVAGWRVDVGDAGAVHDAVSRITGRGGRLDCLVNNAAVNLRGALAGQAPQDWDAMMSVNVRGPMLLCQAALPWWRRNGWGRVINLGSRTWLGGGPTGYVTSKAAVVGLTRTLAVELGPLGVTVNAVAPSMVATPFTRGGRSDAEFDGFMRRHLAMTPLGRLARPEDVADAVAFLAGDQAGFITGEVLHVCGGAQLAPSA; encoded by the coding sequence GTGAGCGCCGCCGGTACGAGGGTCGCGGTCGTCACCGGAGGCGCCGGCACCCTCGGCGCGGCCATCGGTGCGCGCCTGGCCTCCGACGGCTTCGAGGTGACGCTCTTCGACATCGACGGCGAGGCCGTCGCGGCGGCCGCGCGCCGCCTGTCGGAGCTGACCGGCCGAGAGGTCGCCGGGTGGCGGGTCGACGTCGGGGACGCCGGCGCGGTCCACGACGCGGTCTCCCGGATCACCGGCCGCGGCGGCCGCCTGGACTGCCTGGTGAACAACGCCGCCGTCAACCTACGGGGGGCGCTGGCCGGGCAGGCCCCGCAGGACTGGGACGCGATGATGTCGGTCAACGTGCGCGGGCCGATGCTGCTGTGCCAGGCGGCCCTGCCCTGGTGGCGGCGGAACGGGTGGGGACGTGTGATCAACCTCGGCTCCCGTACGTGGCTCGGCGGCGGCCCGACGGGCTACGTCACCTCCAAGGCCGCCGTCGTGGGCCTGACCAGGACCCTGGCCGTCGAACTCGGGCCTCTCGGGGTGACCGTCAACGCGGTGGCTCCCAGCATGGTCGCGACGCCCTTCACCAGGGGCGGGCGCAGCGACGCCGAGTTCGACGGATTCATGCGGCGTCACCTCGCGATGACACCCCTGGGACGTCTGGCCCGGCCGGAGGACGTGGCCGACGCCGTCGCCTTCCTCGCCGGCGACCAGGCGGGGTTCATCACCGGTGAGGTCCTGCACGTGTGCGGCGGCGCCCAGCTCGCCCCCTCGGCATGA
- a CDS encoding alpha/beta fold hydrolase, whose product MPYLERPDARLFYADYPAPPAAEPASPVLLVHGLWCTAEGWIYQIPALSARHRTVAVDLRGHGRSSRPESGYELGDYADDLAALIRDLDLAPVVVLAHSMGASIATVLAVRHPDLVRALVMIDPDYAGEPGERERMSRLAEDLDGPDADLVAQEMIRTRFDTQATPAHLRAWHELEILASPARLRARTFRHSAFGRGSVRFRPEGERMLRERPQPVLAFHRSTGRAAVERDCMTHDYGEVILRPRAGHFIHQELADEVNGTVARWVAGLPR is encoded by the coding sequence GTGCCCTACCTTGAGCGCCCCGACGCGCGCCTGTTCTACGCCGACTATCCGGCTCCGCCGGCGGCGGAGCCGGCGAGCCCCGTCCTGCTGGTGCACGGGCTGTGGTGCACGGCCGAAGGCTGGATCTACCAGATCCCCGCCCTCTCCGCACGCCACCGCACCGTGGCCGTCGACCTGCGCGGCCATGGCCGGTCGAGCCGCCCCGAGTCCGGGTACGAGCTCGGCGACTACGCCGACGACCTGGCCGCGCTGATCAGGGATCTGGACCTCGCGCCGGTCGTCGTGCTCGCCCACTCGATGGGGGCATCGATCGCCACGGTGCTGGCCGTACGCCACCCTGACCTGGTCCGGGCGCTTGTGATGATCGACCCGGACTACGCCGGTGAGCCCGGCGAGCGGGAGCGGATGAGCCGGCTCGCCGAAGATCTCGACGGGCCGGACGCCGACCTGGTGGCGCAGGAGATGATCCGTACCCGCTTCGACACCCAGGCCACGCCGGCGCATCTGCGGGCCTGGCACGAGCTGGAGATCCTCGCCTCGCCGGCCCGGCTGAGGGCCAGGACGTTCCGGCACAGCGCCTTCGGCCGCGGCAGCGTGCGCTTCCGCCCGGAGGGCGAGCGGATGCTGCGCGAGCGTCCCCAGCCGGTGCTGGCCTTCCACCGCAGCACCGGCCGCGCGGCGGTGGAGCGGGACTGCATGACCCATGACTACGGAGAGGTGATCCTGCGGCCGCGGGCCGGTCACTTCATCCACCAGGAGCTGGCCGACGAGGTGAACGGCACGGTCGCCCGCTGGGTGGCCGGGCTTCCCCGGTAG
- a CDS encoding MFS transporter has translation MQVDKGILRDAALPHPSSAEAGDGRGRAWVVTAVLVASAAVVFLDKALLGLVAKPMSEDLGLSAAGFGSLGSASYLLFGATCVIVSFAAQRISPRWVLLVCGILWALGQIPAIFAAGGAMLYASRIVVGAAEGPAGPLSMTTLYSWFPNDRRGLPQSLYTAGAAIAKIAMAPLLTLVIVGFGWRAGFVTVGVLALAWSALWLVTGRLGPYGAPVGTSTGRAAGGAERVPWRKALLNRTFIGCFIAYFAQNALAAIVFTWLPSYFENALGFSAKAAGSLFGLPSAFGIVALVAAGTVTDRLLRRGVPSRQARGLLGGVCLVVAGLLLTTLPLIHAALPAIAVLMLGYGISVTVNTFANPAVAELVPPAQRAGILGVFSGLSVSAGIVSPVIAGVLLDNATTPESGYTSAFLLSGVLLAVGGLFFALLVNPERDGYRGPEAGG, from the coding sequence GTGCAGGTCGACAAGGGCATCCTGCGGGATGCCGCACTCCCCCACCCGTCCTCGGCGGAGGCGGGCGACGGCCGCGGCCGCGCCTGGGTCGTCACCGCCGTGCTGGTCGCCTCCGCGGCCGTGGTGTTCCTGGACAAGGCGCTTCTCGGCCTGGTCGCCAAGCCGATGAGTGAGGATCTCGGGCTGTCGGCGGCCGGGTTCGGCAGCCTGGGCAGCGCCTCCTACCTGCTGTTCGGCGCGACATGCGTCATCGTCAGCTTCGCCGCGCAGCGGATCTCACCCCGATGGGTCCTGCTGGTCTGCGGGATCCTGTGGGCGCTGGGGCAGATCCCCGCCATCTTCGCGGCCGGCGGCGCGATGCTGTACGCCAGCAGGATCGTCGTCGGCGCGGCGGAGGGGCCGGCCGGCCCGCTGTCCATGACCACGCTGTACTCGTGGTTCCCCAACGACCGCCGCGGCCTGCCGCAGTCGCTCTACACCGCCGGCGCGGCCATCGCGAAGATCGCCATGGCCCCGCTGCTGACCCTCGTCATCGTCGGGTTCGGCTGGCGGGCCGGGTTCGTCACGGTGGGCGTGCTGGCACTGGCGTGGTCGGCGCTCTGGCTGGTCACCGGCCGGCTGGGACCGTACGGCGCCCCCGTGGGCACGTCCACCGGGCGGGCGGCGGGCGGAGCGGAGCGGGTGCCGTGGCGCAAGGCCCTGCTCAACCGGACCTTCATCGGGTGCTTCATCGCCTACTTCGCCCAGAACGCGCTGGCGGCCATCGTCTTCACCTGGCTCCCCTCCTACTTCGAGAACGCGCTGGGCTTCTCGGCGAAGGCCGCCGGATCGCTGTTCGGCCTGCCCAGCGCCTTCGGCATCGTGGCGCTGGTCGCGGCGGGGACGGTGACGGACAGGCTGCTGCGCAGGGGCGTCCCCTCCCGGCAGGCCCGGGGCCTGCTCGGCGGTGTGTGCCTGGTCGTCGCAGGTCTGCTGCTCACCACCCTGCCACTGATCCACGCGGCACTGCCCGCCATCGCCGTCCTGATGCTCGGCTACGGGATCTCCGTCACCGTCAACACCTTCGCCAATCCGGCGGTGGCCGAACTCGTGCCGCCCGCGCAGCGCGCCGGGATCCTCGGGGTGTTCTCCGGGCTCAGCGTCAGCGCCGGGATCGTCAGCCCGGTCATCGCCGGGGTGCTGCTGGACAACGCCACCACCCCGGAATCGGGCTACACCTCGGCCTTCCTGCTCTCGGGTGTCCTGCTCGCCGTGGGCGGGCTGTTCTTCGCGCTGCTGGTCAATCCCGAGCGTGACGGTTACCGGGGGCCGGAGGCCGGTGGGTGA
- a CDS encoding MarR family winged helix-turn-helix transcriptional regulator, whose product MSPKTTSRPRLTYFPQLAAERLDIALCRASAAVARAAEAQADESGLGVGRHLVLKMLVAVGPCSQQTLSEELRIDRSVMVNLCDDLERAGHVRRERNPDDRRAYAVTVTDSGRRLLTEAETSVPEFLDRTFHALTPAERDQLTVLLGKLLDVHPPASGPR is encoded by the coding sequence ATGTCACCCAAGACCACCAGCCGCCCGCGGCTGACCTACTTTCCGCAGCTCGCGGCCGAACGCCTGGACATCGCCCTGTGCCGGGCCTCGGCCGCCGTCGCGCGCGCGGCCGAGGCACAGGCGGACGAGAGCGGCCTCGGCGTCGGCCGGCACCTGGTGCTGAAGATGCTCGTGGCCGTCGGCCCCTGCTCGCAGCAGACGCTCAGCGAGGAGCTGCGCATCGACCGCAGCGTCATGGTCAACCTCTGCGACGACCTGGAGCGGGCCGGCCACGTGCGCCGCGAACGCAACCCCGACGACCGGCGCGCCTACGCCGTCACCGTCACCGACTCCGGCCGGCGGCTTCTCACCGAGGCCGAGACGTCGGTGCCGGAGTTCCTCGACCGCACCTTCCACGCCCTCACCCCCGCCGAGCGCGACCAGCTCACCGTCCTCCTCGGCAAGCTGCTCGACGTTCACCCACCGGCCTCCGGCCCCCGGTAA
- a CDS encoding MFS transporter produces MAGIDGRRQAALVLLCAAVFLDSMDLSLMGVALPAIQRDLSLSAGTLQWLVSGYAVAYGGFLLLGGRMADLFGRRRVFLLSLGVFAAASLAGGLLSEGWPLVVTRVVKGVAAALTAPAALSLITTTFTEGPGRNRALGIYSLAGATGYSAGLVASGLLTEVSWRLVFFLPVPIALLVVAAAPMVLPKEAPRTGSAGGFDAAGAVTATGGVLLLVYALTETSRPAGLVALLLLGAFVVVERRQRDPLIPLEVFRSRTLTAGGSGPDGYRPAFLVAGAFSLLGAALAYLGIRTPGADRQPARSGV; encoded by the coding sequence ATGGCCGGTATCGACGGCCGCCGGCAGGCGGCGCTGGTGCTCCTGTGCGCCGCGGTGTTCCTGGACTCGATGGACCTGTCCCTGATGGGGGTGGCCCTGCCCGCCATCCAGCGCGACCTGTCGCTGTCCGCGGGCACCCTGCAGTGGCTGGTGTCGGGATACGCGGTCGCCTACGGCGGGTTTCTGCTGCTGGGCGGACGGATGGCCGACCTGTTCGGCCGCCGCCGCGTGTTCCTGCTCTCGCTGGGGGTGTTCGCGGCGGCGAGCCTGGCCGGTGGACTGCTGTCGGAGGGATGGCCCCTTGTCGTCACACGGGTGGTGAAGGGCGTGGCCGCCGCGCTGACCGCGCCCGCCGCGCTGTCGCTCATCACGACGACCTTCACCGAGGGACCCGGGCGCAACCGGGCGCTCGGGATCTACTCCCTGGCCGGCGCGACCGGCTACAGCGCCGGCCTCGTCGCCTCCGGCCTGCTCACCGAGGTGAGCTGGCGGCTGGTGTTCTTCCTTCCCGTGCCGATCGCGCTGCTCGTCGTGGCCGCCGCGCCGATGGTGCTGCCGAAGGAGGCCCCGCGGACCGGATCCGCCGGCGGCTTCGACGCGGCCGGAGCGGTCACCGCCACCGGCGGAGTTCTCCTGCTGGTGTACGCGCTGACGGAGACCAGCCGGCCGGCCGGCCTCGTCGCGCTGCTGCTCCTGGGCGCCTTCGTCGTCGTGGAACGGCGGCAGCGGGACCCGCTGATCCCCCTGGAGGTGTTCCGGTCGCGCACGCTGACCGCCGGCGGCTCCGGACCGGACGGCTACCGGCCGGCGTTCCTCGTCGCCGGAGCCTTCTCCCTGCTCGGCGCCGCCCTCGCCTACCTGGGCATCCGCACCCCCGGAGCGGACAGGCAGCCGGCCCGTTCCGGCGTCTGA
- a CDS encoding nitroreductase family protein, with translation MSLELTPDELLSSTRAVRKRLDLTRPVPRRLIEECVDLATQAPTGRNRQRWHFLVVTDGAQRQAVADLFRRAVAFGGGKPPNERDLRRMYAHPDSMERIADGFQHLYDNIHRVPAFVIPAVEGRTDRASVLDQSMTWGSILPAVWSFMLAARARGLGTVWTTAQGPLERELATVLGVPYDEVMLAAFIPLAFTIGTDFRPARRVPREEVLHWDRW, from the coding sequence ATGTCCCTGGAACTGACCCCCGACGAGTTGCTGTCCAGCACCCGTGCGGTGCGCAAGCGCCTCGACCTCACCCGCCCGGTGCCCCGACGGTTGATCGAGGAATGCGTGGACCTCGCCACGCAGGCCCCGACCGGGCGCAACCGGCAGCGCTGGCACTTCCTGGTCGTCACCGACGGCGCGCAGCGCCAGGCCGTGGCCGACCTCTTCCGCCGCGCGGTCGCGTTCGGCGGCGGCAAGCCGCCGAACGAGCGGGACCTGCGCCGCATGTACGCCCACCCGGACTCCATGGAGCGGATCGCCGACGGCTTCCAGCACCTGTACGACAACATCCACCGGGTTCCCGCCTTCGTCATCCCCGCGGTGGAGGGCCGGACCGACCGGGCTTCGGTGCTGGACCAGTCCATGACCTGGGGCTCGATCCTGCCGGCGGTGTGGAGCTTCATGCTCGCCGCCCGCGCGCGCGGTCTCGGCACGGTCTGGACGACCGCCCAGGGCCCGCTGGAACGCGAGCTGGCCACGGTGCTCGGCGTGCCGTACGACGAGGTCATGCTCGCGGCCTTCATCCCCCTGGCCTTCACCATCGGCACCGACTTCCGGCCCGCCCGGCGCGTCCCCCGCGAGGAGGTCCTGCACTGGGACCGCTGGTGA
- a CDS encoding LysR family transcriptional regulator, whose translation MDPHLLRTFVTVAHRRSFSAAAEELGYTQSAVSQQIATLEADLGLALLHRRPVTPTPAGERLLEHAGPLLLRHRAARADVLRAAAGPIERLTVVASPLAFTPAVARSLLLERLTVTLRTAGRESVAEQVASGTADLGFVDGIAAPSDPLRLPDVGSPAGVGVAEEELVVILPGGHPLSGRRGLALADLADALWLQAPAAVSVERLREVAGVGGFRVGFRYDGEDLHTVLNLAAAGHGLTLLPSSVAAGVPLTAPRVVHRVEMLHRPLASGPVGAVAERLG comes from the coding sequence GTGGATCCTCATCTGCTGCGCACGTTCGTGACCGTCGCCCACCGGCGCTCCTTCTCCGCGGCCGCCGAGGAGCTCGGCTACACCCAGTCGGCGGTCTCCCAGCAGATCGCCACGCTGGAGGCCGACCTCGGCCTGGCCCTGCTGCACCGCCGCCCGGTGACACCCACTCCGGCCGGGGAACGCCTGCTGGAGCACGCCGGCCCGCTGCTGCTGCGCCACCGGGCCGCCCGTGCGGACGTCCTGCGTGCGGCCGCCGGTCCGATCGAACGGCTGACGGTGGTGGCCTCCCCGCTGGCGTTCACCCCGGCGGTCGCCCGGAGCCTGCTGCTGGAGCGGCTGACGGTGACGCTGCGCACGGCCGGACGCGAGAGCGTCGCCGAACAGGTCGCCTCAGGCACCGCCGACCTGGGCTTCGTCGACGGCATCGCCGCCCCCAGCGACCCGTTGCGCCTGCCGGACGTCGGATCGCCGGCCGGTGTCGGCGTGGCCGAGGAGGAGCTGGTGGTGATCCTGCCCGGCGGCCATCCGCTGTCCGGCAGGCGCGGGCTGGCGCTGGCCGACCTGGCCGACGCGCTGTGGTTGCAGGCCCCGGCCGCCGTCTCGGTCGAGCGGCTGCGCGAGGTGGCGGGCGTGGGCGGGTTCCGAGTGGGGTTCCGCTACGACGGCGAGGACCTGCACACCGTGCTGAACCTCGCCGCCGCCGGGCACGGCCTGACCCTGCTGCCCTCCTCGGTGGCGGCCGGGGTGCCCCTGACCGCGCCGCGCGTGGTGCACCGGGTGGAGATGCTGCACCGCCCCCTCGCCTCCGGTCCGGTCGGAGCCGTCGCCGAACGGCTCGGCTAG
- a CDS encoding CTP synthase C-terminal region-related (seleno)protein, producing MTTARIALVGDRSLSVQAHVRVPSLLEALRERDGLTLDAYWIPTTEAEGLEGFDGIWTLPGSPYRSEAGAVNAIRTAREHGIPFLGTCGGFQHALLEYARNVLGLPVAHAENDPDADEFLVLPLACSLVGHEDEVRLAPGSLAEKIIGAERSMEKYLCGFGLNPRYVPVLEEGGLNFTGRDETGAVRALELPAHPFFLATLFQPELAGDGTRPHPIITAFASAAVAHAGSGAPGRAGVGPAAGGQPVGGGA from the coding sequence ATGACCACCGCGAGAATCGCCCTGGTGGGCGACAGATCTCTCAGCGTCCAGGCCCACGTGCGCGTCCCGTCCCTCCTTGAGGCGCTGCGCGAGCGCGACGGGCTGACCCTGGACGCCTACTGGATCCCCACGACCGAGGCCGAGGGCCTGGAGGGCTTCGACGGCATCTGGACGCTGCCCGGCAGCCCCTACCGCAGCGAGGCCGGCGCGGTGAACGCCATCCGCACCGCCCGCGAGCACGGCATCCCCTTCCTGGGCACCTGCGGCGGTTTCCAGCACGCCCTGCTGGAGTACGCGCGCAACGTCCTGGGCCTGCCGGTCGCGCACGCCGAGAACGACCCGGACGCCGATGAGTTCCTGGTGCTGCCGCTGGCCTGCTCTCTGGTGGGCCACGAGGACGAGGTACGGCTGGCGCCCGGCTCGCTGGCCGAGAAGATCATCGGCGCCGAGAGGAGTATGGAGAAATACCTCTGCGGCTTCGGGCTCAATCCCCGCTACGTGCCCGTCCTGGAGGAGGGCGGCCTGAACTTCACCGGCCGCGACGAGACGGGCGCCGTACGGGCGCTTGAGCTGCCCGCCCATCCGTTCTTCCTGGCCACGCTCTTCCAGCCCGAACTGGCCGGGGACGGTACCCGGCCACACCCGATCATCACCGCGTTCGCCTCGGCCGCCGTCGCCCACGCCGGCTCGGGTGCCCCGGGCCGCGCGGGCGTCGGCCCGGCGGCAGGCGGGCAGCCGGTCGGCGGCGGCGCCTGA
- a CDS encoding bile acid:sodium symporter — protein sequence MNALQPLFNAITVIFIAVTMFAAGLATTLPTLRAVFTDLPLLLLALLANLVVVPLLGWAIAALFVLPTAGFVALVLVASSPGGPFGAKLSMVQKGDVVAGTAMQVLLAAVASLTFGPMSSGILTTAEVGGGISLDVAALVRTVAILQLVPFAVGLVVRHCARPTALSWHPVAGVVSNVTFMMVLAGMLLGSWRDVVALLGSRTLLAGFLLSVVAFAVGTLLATGPPTRRTTMGGIAAVRNVGPPLAAVGIAFGDEQAVLGALAAVLTSGLAAALPIAAVLGRGRDGGTA from the coding sequence ATGAACGCGTTGCAGCCGCTGTTCAACGCGATAACCGTGATCTTCATCGCGGTCACCATGTTCGCCGCGGGACTCGCGACCACGCTGCCGACGCTGCGTGCCGTCTTCACCGACCTCCCGCTGCTCCTGCTGGCGCTGCTGGCCAATCTGGTGGTCGTCCCGCTGCTCGGCTGGGCCATCGCCGCGCTGTTCGTCCTGCCCACCGCGGGTTTCGTCGCTCTGGTCCTGGTCGCCTCGTCGCCGGGCGGGCCGTTCGGGGCGAAGCTGAGCATGGTGCAGAAGGGGGACGTGGTCGCGGGTACGGCGATGCAGGTGCTGCTGGCCGCCGTGGCCAGCCTCACCTTCGGCCCGATGAGCAGCGGCATCCTCACCACGGCCGAGGTCGGCGGGGGAATCTCCCTCGACGTCGCCGCGCTGGTGCGGACCGTGGCCATCCTGCAGCTCGTGCCGTTCGCCGTCGGGCTGGTGGTGCGCCACTGCGCGCGGCCTACGGCACTGTCGTGGCATCCGGTCGCCGGCGTGGTATCGAACGTGACGTTCATGATGGTGCTGGCGGGCATGCTGCTGGGCAGCTGGCGCGACGTCGTCGCGCTGCTTGGCTCACGCACCCTGCTCGCGGGGTTTCTCCTGTCCGTCGTCGCGTTCGCCGTCGGCACCCTGCTGGCCACCGGACCGCCCACGCGCCGTACCACCATGGGAGGTATCGCGGCGGTGCGCAACGTGGGACCTCCGCTGGCCGCCGTCGGGATCGCCTTCGGCGACGAGCAGGCCGTTCTGGGGGCGCTCGCCGCGGTGCTGACCAGCGGCCTGGCGGCGGCCCTGCCGATCGCCGCGGTGCTCGGTCGCGGACGGGACGGTGGCACCGCCTGA
- a CDS encoding Dyp-type peroxidase, producing the protein MSEQTHVKLELDDIQRGVLSPRPSPYAATYILFRIDDRAHGRELMRRMSAMVTSAADTVSPLGQTWVSVALTRHGLSALGVPRESLETFAWEFRQGMAARANALGDIGESAPENWEAPLGSPDVHVVLVALAPDGARLEAALDRARPAYHALPGVTAIWRQDCHALPTETEPFGYRDGISHPAVEGSGFAGSNKLEEPLKAGEFVLGYPDELGGVQTLQPEVLGRNGTYAVFRKLHQRVAVFRRYLRDNATGPEDEDLLAAKIMGRWRSGAPLALSPLRDDPDLGADPYRNNSFLYQQDDPVGFTTPGGCHIRRGNPRDAAVAGAPRLHRMIRRGTAYGPPLPEGILEDDGADRGLMFAFIGAHLGRQFEFVQSEWMNDGVFFGAGDARDPIVGSGDGPGDFTIPRRPLRRCLRALPRFVVTRGGEYCFMPSLSALRWLGDLGD; encoded by the coding sequence GTGAGCGAGCAGACCCACGTCAAGCTCGAACTCGACGACATCCAGCGTGGGGTGCTCAGTCCCCGGCCGAGCCCGTACGCGGCGACCTACATCCTGTTCCGCATCGACGACCGCGCGCACGGACGGGAGCTGATGCGGCGGATGAGCGCGATGGTCACCTCGGCCGCCGACACGGTAAGCCCCCTGGGCCAGACCTGGGTCAGCGTCGCCCTCACCCGCCACGGCCTCAGCGCGCTGGGGGTGCCGCGGGAGTCGCTGGAGACGTTCGCCTGGGAGTTCCGGCAGGGAATGGCCGCGCGCGCCAACGCGCTGGGCGACATCGGCGAGAGCGCCCCCGAGAACTGGGAGGCACCCCTGGGCAGCCCTGACGTCCACGTGGTGCTGGTGGCCCTCGCGCCCGACGGCGCACGACTGGAGGCGGCCCTCGACCGCGCCCGCCCGGCCTACCACGCCCTGCCCGGCGTGACGGCGATCTGGCGGCAGGACTGCCACGCGCTGCCCACCGAGACCGAACCCTTCGGCTACCGCGACGGCATCAGCCATCCGGCCGTCGAAGGCAGCGGCTTCGCCGGGTCCAACAAGCTGGAGGAGCCGCTCAAGGCCGGGGAGTTCGTGCTCGGCTACCCTGATGAGCTCGGCGGCGTCCAGACCCTCCAGCCCGAGGTGCTGGGACGGAACGGCACCTATGCGGTCTTCCGCAAACTCCATCAGCGCGTCGCGGTCTTCCGGCGCTATCTGAGGGACAACGCCACCGGCCCCGAGGACGAGGACCTGCTGGCGGCGAAGATCATGGGCCGCTGGCGCAGCGGCGCGCCCCTGGCGCTCAGCCCGCTGCGCGACGATCCCGACCTCGGCGCCGACCCGTACCGCAACAACAGCTTCCTCTACCAGCAGGACGATCCGGTGGGGTTCACCACCCCCGGCGGCTGCCACATCCGCCGGGGCAACCCCCGGGACGCGGCGGTGGCGGGCGCGCCGAGGCTGCACCGGATGATCAGACGCGGCACCGCCTACGGCCCGCCGCTGCCCGAAGGGATCCTGGAGGACGACGGAGCCGACCGCGGGCTGATGTTCGCCTTCATCGGGGCGCACCTGGGACGGCAGTTCGAGTTCGTCCAGTCCGAATGGATGAACGACGGCGTCTTCTTCGGCGCGGGCGACGCGAGAGATCCCATCGTCGGATCCGGCGACGGCCCCGGTGACTTCACGATTCCCCGCAGGCCGCTGCGGCGGTGCCTGCGGGCGCTGCCGCGGTTCGTGGTCACGCGCGGCGGCGAGTACTGCTTCATGCCCTCGCTGAGCGCCCTGCGCTGGCTCGGCGACCTCGGAGACTGA